tcccacataatttgttccccttcacttttaccatttttggcagtgtacctcatattccactaactcattcctactcacattttattataaaactaatatacaaagGTAGGACTCAcaatctactaactttttcaacctatttttcattacaattcttaaaatctgtaCCCAGTCAAAGTGACCTGAATTATccgagacggagggagaaAATAATAGCGCAAAGGTGTATTAATTTGGTAATATGGAATACTAAGTGATATCGTTTtgatactaaaaataaatttggtcatatgaaattattcaaaaatttaaaaacaatattgGATTAAGATTTCTCCATCACATAGCTACTTTTCTCATCTTTTAAGTGGGGGTTGTTGAATCTCccctaaattttattatatgacAATTTCACTATTCCTTTTCATCgcatttttcatctttcttttcaatttttagtaccaattaatatattttttaaattaaaaataaaatatgataaaaatattttaatacaaaatgtGGAAGCAACtagtaaattaatataaaatattttcttcatttcataAGGTGAAACTTGAAAGCATTGAAAGGAGGTTTGTGGCGATACGACGTTGGATGAGAGCAGACTTTTCGTAGCATATTACGGCTGCCCCCTTTCGcgtttataattaaataaaatagttggattaaattaataataatataaaatagttttgGTGGCATATGATGATTCAGTCATTTAAGAGTGGGGAGCGGCTCGTCACCGCTCGAGGTGCGGTTGGTGGGCCCCGCTTCTGCCTGACTTCTAATTAACAGCTTGGATTTGATTCCCCGCCTCTGTCGACACTTACGAGGTGCCTCTTCCTTTTTTTACCggtttattcatttcatttatttttgctattccaaaataaaatagcatcaaatcataaaaaaaaaaatactcagttcatttataattattagtgatttataattattagtgATAGGTTTGATGAGGGGTGTGTTACGGTCTTTACAGCATCTTAGTGTAAGACACAGCACAAatcacagcccttggatcattagattggatggttgtgattagttacattatcatactaaaatctacattatttgtcgaggtacattattagactagaaatgtactacattgtaagactaaaactgtacattattaaactaaaaatgctacattattatccgagctacattattagtctaaaattctacattattagatgacacgtgatattaatctaaccgttagaTCATAGGATCCAGTGGACTGCAAgtattttgagttttacttatacttagcGTTCTGACTTGAATAAATCCTGCTTTGATAATAAATGGatttaagttttaatgtaaaattgttagaataaaaaagaaatagagatgaaaacttttaaaaaaatgaataagaagTTTTATAGTTGTTTCTGTCTCATTTGACTCGATACTGCACTAATATGGGATAGGTGAAGTACTATCATTCTTTGGCTAAATAACTATTTTGTCATTAATTCATGGGAATTAACCTTCAGAAATCTGAGGTAACAAGTTTTAGgtgtgaaataaaaaagtagtggagtagtatatgAGGACAAAGTTTATAAAAGTGATATGCGGTGGCGACAATCAAATAGATCCGTGAGATTTTCAAAGTTTCGACGCCGCGGCCGAGGCTACGTGTCAAATAGAATCGACCAAAGCCAATGTACTAGCTTTTGTTATTGATTTGTAGCTTATAAATTCTTTAATGGAAAGTTCAATTTGTATGTGATATAGATTATAGTGATAAAAGTGAGATTGCACATTTCAACAATTCCATAGCTATATGGTACTtcatctttttccaagagggtgtgttctacttttttctcgtTTATTAAAGTTGGTGTTTGCTTAAAGATTTAAGAGTTGTCCCTTTTAAGGGAATGCAAATTGCAATCATATNNNNNNNNNNNNNNNNNNNNNNNNNNNNNNNNNNNNNNNNNNNNNNNNNNNNNNNNNNNNNNNNNNNNNNNNNNNNNNNNNNNNNNNNNNNNNNNNNNNNTCTTCTCTATCTAATCTAGGGATTAACAACAATGCCATTTCGAATATTTAATTGTGTGTTGGCATATTTTAACAGGTTCATTCACATCTGATTGAAGGTTGGAGTTGGTCAAAACTTGATTTTGGTCATTGGAATATTTTGAGCTTCAAGGAATATGCCTTTTAACTTTTCTACGTGTAATATGTCTTTTATAACGAGGGAAATTACATGTACTACCTGTTTTTCCATATGGGTTATGAtaagttcatactttttgaGTTCGTGTGTTTATTGAGTCGATCTATTATAAAGTTGTTAGTTTCAGATTGGATTAGAGTTGTGTCGGGTTAATTTCaggtaaaaaatatattagtataatgtaattttattccttatttatgtataataaattttaataatataatattatattttaattgtataactagggttcgtgtcgttatcatATCAGGTCAATCTAAACTGTATTATGTCATAAACGGTTCACATCGTGTGCAAGTCATGTTTGGTTTGAAGATAGCAAATTGTATATGGATTTGAGAATTAAGATAACCTTAATAGCAAAATTAGAACTACTTCGATTTTAACCAACCTTACTtataaaactttaaatgtGAAGTACCATATAGCTATGGAATTGTTGAAATGTGCAATCTCACTTTTATCACTATAATCTATATCACATACAAATTGAACTTTCCATTAAAGAATTTATAAGCTACAAATCAATAACAAAAGCTAGTACATTGGCTTTGGTCGATTCTATTTGACACGTAGCCTCGGCCGCGGCGTCGAAACTTTGAAAATCTCACGGATCTATTTGATTGTCGCCACCGCATATCACTTTTATAAACTTTGTCCTcatatactactccactacttttttatttcacacCTAAAACTTGTTACCTCAGATTTCTGAAGGTTAATTCCCATGAATTAATGACAAAATAGTTATTTAGCCAAAGAATGATAGTACTTCACCTATCCCATATTAGTGCAGTATCGAGTCAAATGAGACAGAAACAACTATAAAActtcttattcatttttttaaaagttttcatctctatttcttttttattctaacaattttacattaaaacttaaatCCATTTATTATCAAAGCAGGATTTATTCAAGTCAGAACgctaagtataagtaaaactcaaaatacTTGCAGTCCACTGGATCCTATGAtctaacggttagattaatatcacgtgtcatctaataatgtagaattttagactaataatgtagctcggataataatgtagcatttttagtttaataatgtacagttttagtcttacaatgtagtacatttctagtctaataatgtacctcgacaaataatgtagattttagtatgataatgtaactaatcacaaccatccaatctaatgatccaagggctgtgatTTGTGCTGTGTCTTACACTAAGATGCTGTAAAGACCGTAACACACCCCTCATCAAACCTATcactaataattataaatcactaataattataaatgaactgagtatttttttttttatgatttgatgctattttattttggaatagcaaaaataaatgaaatgaataaaccGGTAAAAAAAGGAAGAGGCACCTCGTAAGTGTCGACAGAGGCGGGGAATCAAATCCAAGCTGTTAATTAGAAGTCAGGCAGAAGCGGGGCCCACCAACCGCACCTCGAGCGGTGACGAGCCGCTCCCCACTCTTAAATGACTGAATCATCATATGCCACcaaaactattttatattattattaatttaatccaactattttatttaattataaacgCGAAAGGGGGCAGCCGTAATATGCTACGAAAAGTCTGCTCTCATCCAACGTCGTATCGCCACAAACCTCCTTTCAATGCTTTCAAGTTTCACCTtatgaaatgaagaaaatattttatattaatttactaGTTGCTTCCacattttgtattaaaatatttttatcatattttatttttaatttaaaaaatatattaattggtactaaaaattgaaaagaaagatgaaaaatgcGATGAAAAGGAATAGTGAAATTgtcatataataaaatttagggGAGATTCAACAACCCCCACTTAAAAGATGAGAAAAGTAGCTATGTGATGGAGAAATCTTAATCcaatattgtttttaaatttttgaataatttcatatgaccaaatttatttttagtatcaAAACGATATCACTTAGTATTCCATATTACCAAATTAATACACCTTTGCGCTATTATTttctccctccgtctcggATAATTCAGGTCACTTTGACTGGGtacagattttaagaattgtaatgaaaaataggttgaaaaagttagtagattgTGAGTCCTACctttgtatattagttttataataaaatgtgagtaggaatgagttagtggaatatgaggtacactgccaaaaatggtaaaagtgaaggggaacaaattatgtgggacggaccgaaacgGAAAACTGTGACGAATTAtctggaacggagggagtatttaccaaaaaaaaaaaaagtcttgagataattgagaattttcaaaatctataatttcaaaagaTAGACCATAATTTGATGAATAGTGAGTGCATAATTAGAGGgagattaatattaataagagCATTTTGCTAAATTAAGTAAGACGGCTTAACCTGCCGCGTCGATTGTCACTGTCCgttgattaattttgagaaattacCAACACaagaaaagttaattaaaCTTTAAAGTCCATTAAATAAAGttccaacaaaattaaaaataagtataaaaacCTCTTAAATCAAAAGGCATTATTATAAGGAACTGGATGTACTTGTGGTAAACAATAAATTCTGGTTTGTATTGGCAGGATTGGAAAGCATTAGGTTTGTATTTGAACCGTGGAAAATTAGGTTGGAAAACTTTGTGAAGAAAGATCagatttttattagtttattagtgaaattattcttaaCATACTGATCGAGAGTTCAATAGTTAACATAATTGAGCAACAAACTAGTTAACTTAAgctaataattaatcaaacaatTAACAATTTGAAGTGTTCTTAATCCCTTGGATGATTACTCCATAAAAAGACTTCGAAACACCAATAATTGTAAcacaattcaaaattaaacatCAACTTGATCACAAAATCGAAATAACAATTTGATCACCAGACTCATCTGAATATTTTTACacctatataattaatgctcAAAGTAAAATATCATCTTCCTCCATCATTGATTGGCAAAACAATATGATCCATGCCGATGCTATCAAATCCCACACCACTCGTTCCATCATGATCATTCGGAATCAGAGACTTCATCTCTTCTTCATCGTCTACATTTGTGGCCCACGAGTGCTTCTCTCGCAGTATTAGCCCTTCGAGCTCCATTGCCACCTCCTTCATACTAGGCCTATCTTCCCCCTTCACATTCAAGCACTCTTTCGCTAGCTTACAAACCGTTGATATTTGCTCCATATTTTCCAAACCCACAATTTTTTCATCAATGATTTTTACTAGCAAATCTTGCTTGAGTACATAAAGGAAATAGTTGGATAAACTCTTCTCCTCTACCGGCCTATTAAAACTCAATGCTTTACGCCCCGTGACTAGCTCTAGCAGAACAACTCCAAAGCTGTAAACATCGCTCTTCTCTGTCAACTGGTTTGTCTGCATGTACTCAGGATCAAGGTATCCGAAAGTCCCTTGCACCATTGTAGATAGCTGCGCGAGATCAACTGGAACTAGCTTTGAAGCCCCAAAATCCGACACCTTCACAGTCAAATTATGGTCCAAGAGGATATTGTCCGACTTGACATCCCTATGTATGATCGGAGTAGAAGCTGAAGAGTGCAGATACGAGAGCACCCCTGCAGTTTCTGCAGCGATCTTTAGACGCGTGTTCCAATCAAGAACACACGCCTTAGCCTCATCGTGCAAGTGTGAAGAAAGGGTCCCATTGCTAACGAACTCGTAGACTAAAAGTGGAACATCTGTTTCTAGGCAACATCCAAGAAGTATAACTACATTCCTATGGTTGATTTGAGACAGAATAACAACCTCGTTGATGAACTGCTCGATTTGTGTGGGATCAACTCTTATAGACCTCTTGATTGCCACTGTTCTTCTATCGGCTAGTATACCTTTGTACACGGTGCCAAAGCCACCTCGGCCAATGATCATACTGTTGTGAAAGTTGTTTGTCGCCTTCTGTAGCTCTAATGAGCTGAAAATGGTGACCATCTCTGAAGCTTCTCTCTTAGCCAACTTCTCTTGCAACATATGGCCACCGTTTTGGAGAAAGAATCTTCGCTTCATCTTATTATGTGATCTTCTCTTGCGTTCCAAGTAGAGGAAAATGATGCCGAGAAGTAGACAGATGACACCAGACGCAACTCCTGTTTGTTTATTCCGACGAgccaaaatatgaaaatgatgaaaacatGAATAGAATTCTACTAAACCAAGAATATTTACCTATCGAGATATAAGTGATCTTCATATCTATGGGCGCCTTCCGCTTGCAGCCATCTTCACCCATTCCATTACCTTCGTAATTCTTCGGGCAAGTACATGTGTAATTGCCTATTGTATTGTTGCAGCGTGCGTCCTTGTTGCAAGCACGTGAATTCTTTTTACATTCATCAATATCTGCAAAGAGTAGTACTAGTTGAACAACCTGAataatagtaggagtactacttaatCTGTTGATACAATCATACAAATagaaagtactccctccgtcccagataatttgggacactttgacccgacacgggttttgaagaaatctaatggaaagtgaattgaaaaagttggtgggacgtgagtcctacttttaaagtattagttttataataaaatgtgagtaggaatgagttagtggaatatgaggtccactaccaaaaatggtactccctccgtcccccattaggagtagcactttgaccgggcacgggttttaagaaatgtaaagaaaagttggttgaaaaagttagtggaatgtgggacccatttttttatattgattttataataaaatgtgagtgaaatgatggaatgtgagacctatttactatttatggtaaaagtgaagtgctactcttaattggggatggactaaaatggaaattagtaactcttattcggggacgaagggagtaaaaatgaagtgggacaaattatatgggacggaccgaaatggaatactgggacgaattatccgggacggaaggagtactgtACATAacatgtttaatttgtttaagggTAACTATACCTTGACATCCTTGAGGTAGATAAGGGTTTCCTTGAAATCCGTGTTCGCAATGACAACGGTAGCCATAACCGTTAGTGGGGTTGTAGCAGGTGGAGTTTGCACTGACGCAAGCATAGCTGGTAGTGTTGCTGGCCTTATCGCATGTCTCGTTCCGGACGCCCCAGTCGGCCACCACAGGAAGGCTTTTAACGCGCGACAAGTTCGTGAGATTATCCTTTGAAAAGTTGAAGGCAGTGTCTACCACAACAAACGCATAAGTGCAGCTGCTGTAGTTCCATGCACGAGTAGAATAATCGGTCAAATTCTCGATTGCAACAACATACCCCGACACATTTTGGGGGATTTCAACCTTGAAACACCCCACGCCGTTACACGTCTCTTCAATGATATCATCCTCCGAATTGCACTGGACAGCGCCGGCCGTGGCGACGACCTGGTCGGCAATGGTACTCCCCGCAACAACGGCCATGGCGGAACACCCGACCATAGTGAACTTATTCACAGTATGATTCAGCGTCAGGTAGCTGCCAAGCTGTATCTCAGTGAAATTGGAAGATCGTGTGCCGTCGCTATCGAAACATGCATGCGATATGGGCTCGAGGAGCGTGATCTGGCCGTCCAGGGATATGTTGGTGATTTCGACGTTCGTTTCCCCCATGAAGAGCTTCGGAGGGTCGAAATACGTGTGGTAGCAAGTGAGCGCGAATTCATCGGCGAGGCAGCAGTCTCTTGTGATGCCGAAAGGGAAGGGGATGCGTATGTTGCCGCATGTGTCGTTGCAGCTGGGCTTAGCTATAGTGAAATTATCAGTATATGATGAAAATACTAGTTTTGTTGAGGAGACCAATATGAACATGATCATCACATTCTCATGCATATTGTTGAGTTTCTCAAACACCATGATTAtgattatgtttatgtttgtcCGCAGCAATACTGGTattaaataggagtagtaaGTTGTTACCAGTCCATATAGAATAGTCTACTGTTTCCTGGTCTTCACATATAATCCATcatttatatgtaaatatcCTTATCATAGTACTAATCTAAACTCACTTGTTTCTCATCAGTTTCACATTCCATTTCTGTTTTCTCTTAAAACTGATGATGATTGTAGCTTCCAAGAAAATCCCAATATTCAGCGGCCCGTTAGAGAGGAGGCCTTCCACCCACTGTCCTGACAGGAGCCCATCTCCCAAGGCCTCACACTTGTGCCTGAGAGATGGAAACTCCCACACGCTAGTAGTGGGATTCGAACCCAACTCCTTGTAGCAATATCTGCTCCCCCGGAACCAACTGCGCTAAGCCCCTGCAGGCAACAAAGTGCATTTCTTCGTAT
The genomic region above belongs to Salvia hispanica cultivar TCC Black 2014 chromosome 3, UniMelb_Shisp_WGS_1.0, whole genome shotgun sequence and contains:
- the LOC125216572 gene encoding putative wall-associated receptor kinase-like 16, whose translation is MHENVMIMFILVSSTKLVFSSYTDNFTIAKPSCNDTCGNIRIPFPFGITRDCCLADEFALTCYHTYFDPPKLFMGETNVEITNISLDGQITLLEPISHACFDSDGTRSSNFTEIQLGSYLTLNHTVNKFTMVGCSAMAVVAGSTIADQVVATAGAVQCNSEDDIIEETCNGVGCFKVEIPQNVSGYVVAIENLTDYSTRAWNYSSCTYAFVVVDTAFNFSKDNLTNLSRVKSLPVVADWGVRNETCDKASNTTSYACVSANSTCYNPTNGYGYRCHCEHGFQGNPYLPQGCQDIDECKKNSRACNKDARCNNTIGNYTCTCPKNYEGNGMGEDGCKRKAPIDMKITYISIGVASGVICLLLGIIFLYLERKRRSHNKMKRRFFLQNGGHMLQEKLAKREASEMVTIFSSLELQKATNNFHNSMIIGRGGFGTVYKGILADRRTVAIKRSIRVDPTQIEQFINEVVILSQINHRNVVILLGCCLETDVPLLVYEFVSNGTLSSHLHDEAKACVLDWNTRLKIAAETAGVLSYLHSSASTPIIHRDVKSDNILLDHNLTVKVSDFGASKLVPVDLAQLSTMVQGTFGYLDPEYMQTNQLTEKSDVYSFGVVLLELVTGRKALSFNRPVEEKSLSNYFLYVLKQDLLVKIIDEKIVGLENMEQISTVCKLAKECLNVKGEDRPSMKEVAMELEGLILREKHSWATNVDDEEEMKSLIPNDHDGTSGVGFDSIGMDHIVLPINDGGR